A genomic segment from Castor canadensis chromosome 1, mCasCan1.hap1v2, whole genome shotgun sequence encodes:
- the Ms4a1 gene encoding B-lymphocyte antigen CD20 isoform X3, translating into MTTPRNSVSGIFPVEPTKGPIGMQPAQKVNLGRMSSVVSPMPSFFMRELKALGAVQIMNGLFHIALGGVLMIPMGVYAPICVTVWYPLWGGIMYIVSGSLSVAMEKSSRKSLVQVKIVMNSLSLFAAISGIILLIMDILNIKISHFLKMESLNLIKTPMPYINIYNCEPANPSEKNSPSTQYCYNIQTVFLGILSVMLIFAFFQKLVTAGIVENEWKRTCSRPKANVVLLSAEEKKEQTIEMKEEMFELTEVSSQQKNEEDIEIIPVQEEEEETEMNFPEPPHDEESSPIENDTSP; encoded by the exons atgacaacGCCCAGAAATTCAGTGAGTGGAATTTTCCCAGTAGAACCCACAAAAGGCCCTATTGGCATGCAACCTGCTCAAAAAGTAAACCTCGGGAGGATGTCTTCAGTGGTGAGCCCCATGCCAAGTTTCTTCATGAGGGAATTGAAGGCTTTGGGG GCTGTCCAGATCATGAATGGGCTCTTCCACATTGCTCTGGGGGGAGTGTTGATGATTCCCATGGGGGTCTATGCACCCATCTGTGTGACTGTGTGGTACCCCCTCTGGGGAGGCATTATG TATATTGTTTCTGGATCACTCTCGGTAGCCATGGAGAAAAGCTCCAGGAAGAGTCTG GTCCAAGTGAAAATAGTAATGAACTCACTGAGCCTCTTTGCTGCCATCTCTGGAATAATTCTTTTGATCATGGACATACTTAATATTAAAatctctcactttttaaaaatggagagtcTGAATCTTATTAAAACTCCCATGCCATATATTAACATATACAACTGTGAACCTGCTAATCCCTCTGAGAAAAACTCCCCATCTACACAGTACTGTTACAACATACAAACTGTGTTCTTG GGCATTTTGTCAGTGATGctgatctttgccttcttccAGAAACTTGTGACAGCTGGCATTGTTGAGAATGAATGGAAGAGAACGTGCTCCAGACCCAAGGCT AATGTGGTTCTCCTGTcagctgaagaaaaaaaagaacagacaattgaaatgaaagaagaaatgtttGAGCTAACTGAAGTGTCTTCCCaacaaaagaatgaagaggacattgaaattattccagtccaagaagaagaagaagagacagaaatgaaCTTTCCAGAACCTCCCCATGATGAGGAATCCTCACCAATAGAAAATGACACTTCTCCTTAA
- the Ms4a5 gene encoding membrane-spanning 4-domains subfamily A member 5 → MDSNAAHSPVFLLFPSDINSPEYQSSELTATTYKSQNLIQKFFVTKMKILGAIQILFGIMNFSFGIIFLFTLVKPYPRFPFIFISGYPFWGSVLFIISGAFLIALKRKSTETLMNVSQIVNFSSALGATAGIILLIFGFLLDRNYICGYSQESTPCNAITILFIGLLIMLMIFSIIELFISLPFAIWGCHSANCHYKECC, encoded by the exons ATGGATTCAAATGCTGCGCACAGTCCCGTGTTTCTGTTATTTCCTTCAGATATCAACAGTCCAGAATATCAGTCATCAGAACTCACAGCCACAACCTACAAGTCCCAAAACCTCATTCAGAAATTTTTTGTTACCAAAATGAAGATCTTAGGG GCTATTCAGATCCTGTTTGGAATTATGAACTTTTcttttggaattattttccttttcacctTGGTAAAACCATACCCAAGATTTCCCTTCATATTTATTTCAGGATATCCATTCTGGGGTTCTGTTTTG TTCATTATTTCTGGAGCCTTCCTAatagcattgaaaagaaaaagcacagaaaCTCTG ATGAACGTAAGCCAAATAGTGAATTTTTCTAGTGCCCTGGGAGCAACAGCTGGAATCATTCTCCTCATATTTGGTTTCCTTCTAGATAGAAACTACATTTGTGGCTATTCTCAAGAAAGTACTCCATGTAATGCTATTACCATTTTATTCATT GGACTTTTGATAATGTTGATGATCTTCAGCATCATTGAATTATTCATTTCCTTGCCTTTCGCAATTTGGGGATGCCACTCAGCCAATTGTCATTATAAGGAATGTTGTTGA
- the Ms4a1 gene encoding B-lymphocyte antigen CD20 isoform X1, translating to MDMEMVVPSKIKKKMQKLLSFENKMTTPRNSVSGIFPVEPTKGPIGMQPAQKVNLGRMSSVVSPMPSFFMRELKALGAVQIMNGLFHIALGGVLMIPMGVYAPICVTVWYPLWGGIMYIVSGSLSVAMEKSSRKSLVQVKIVMNSLSLFAAISGIILLIMDILNIKISHFLKMESLNLIKTPMPYINIYNCEPANPSEKNSPSTQYCYNIQTVFLGILSVMLIFAFFQKLVTAGIVENEWKRTCSRPKANVVLLSAEEKKEQTIEMKEEMFELTEVSSQQKNEEDIEIIPVQEEEEETEMNFPEPPHDEESSPIENDTSP from the exons ATGGACATGGAAATGGTGGtgccttcaaaaataaaaaagaaaatgcagaagttGCT gagttttgaaaacaaaatgacaacGCCCAGAAATTCAGTGAGTGGAATTTTCCCAGTAGAACCCACAAAAGGCCCTATTGGCATGCAACCTGCTCAAAAAGTAAACCTCGGGAGGATGTCTTCAGTGGTGAGCCCCATGCCAAGTTTCTTCATGAGGGAATTGAAGGCTTTGGGG GCTGTCCAGATCATGAATGGGCTCTTCCACATTGCTCTGGGGGGAGTGTTGATGATTCCCATGGGGGTCTATGCACCCATCTGTGTGACTGTGTGGTACCCCCTCTGGGGAGGCATTATG TATATTGTTTCTGGATCACTCTCGGTAGCCATGGAGAAAAGCTCCAGGAAGAGTCTG GTCCAAGTGAAAATAGTAATGAACTCACTGAGCCTCTTTGCTGCCATCTCTGGAATAATTCTTTTGATCATGGACATACTTAATATTAAAatctctcactttttaaaaatggagagtcTGAATCTTATTAAAACTCCCATGCCATATATTAACATATACAACTGTGAACCTGCTAATCCCTCTGAGAAAAACTCCCCATCTACACAGTACTGTTACAACATACAAACTGTGTTCTTG GGCATTTTGTCAGTGATGctgatctttgccttcttccAGAAACTTGTGACAGCTGGCATTGTTGAGAATGAATGGAAGAGAACGTGCTCCAGACCCAAGGCT AATGTGGTTCTCCTGTcagctgaagaaaaaaaagaacagacaattgaaatgaaagaagaaatgtttGAGCTAACTGAAGTGTCTTCCCaacaaaagaatgaagaggacattgaaattattccagtccaagaagaagaagaagagacagaaatgaaCTTTCCAGAACCTCCCCATGATGAGGAATCCTCACCAATAGAAAATGACACTTCTCCTTAA
- the Ms4a1 gene encoding B-lymphocyte antigen CD20 isoform X2 codes for MDMEMVVPSKIKKKMQKLLSFENKMTTPRNSVSGIFPVEPTKGPIGMQPAQKVNLGRMSSVVSPMPSFFMRELKALGAVQIMNGLFHIALGGVLMIPMGVYAPICVTVWYPLWGGIMVQVKIVMNSLSLFAAISGIILLIMDILNIKISHFLKMESLNLIKTPMPYINIYNCEPANPSEKNSPSTQYCYNIQTVFLGILSVMLIFAFFQKLVTAGIVENEWKRTCSRPKANVVLLSAEEKKEQTIEMKEEMFELTEVSSQQKNEEDIEIIPVQEEEEETEMNFPEPPHDEESSPIENDTSP; via the exons ATGGACATGGAAATGGTGGtgccttcaaaaataaaaaagaaaatgcagaagttGCT gagttttgaaaacaaaatgacaacGCCCAGAAATTCAGTGAGTGGAATTTTCCCAGTAGAACCCACAAAAGGCCCTATTGGCATGCAACCTGCTCAAAAAGTAAACCTCGGGAGGATGTCTTCAGTGGTGAGCCCCATGCCAAGTTTCTTCATGAGGGAATTGAAGGCTTTGGGG GCTGTCCAGATCATGAATGGGCTCTTCCACATTGCTCTGGGGGGAGTGTTGATGATTCCCATGGGGGTCTATGCACCCATCTGTGTGACTGTGTGGTACCCCCTCTGGGGAGGCATTATG GTCCAAGTGAAAATAGTAATGAACTCACTGAGCCTCTTTGCTGCCATCTCTGGAATAATTCTTTTGATCATGGACATACTTAATATTAAAatctctcactttttaaaaatggagagtcTGAATCTTATTAAAACTCCCATGCCATATATTAACATATACAACTGTGAACCTGCTAATCCCTCTGAGAAAAACTCCCCATCTACACAGTACTGTTACAACATACAAACTGTGTTCTTG GGCATTTTGTCAGTGATGctgatctttgccttcttccAGAAACTTGTGACAGCTGGCATTGTTGAGAATGAATGGAAGAGAACGTGCTCCAGACCCAAGGCT AATGTGGTTCTCCTGTcagctgaagaaaaaaaagaacagacaattgaaatgaaagaagaaatgtttGAGCTAACTGAAGTGTCTTCCCaacaaaagaatgaagaggacattgaaattattccagtccaagaagaagaagaagagacagaaatgaaCTTTCCAGAACCTCCCCATGATGAGGAATCCTCACCAATAGAAAATGACACTTCTCCTTAA